The genomic stretch ATCAAAGTAGATATTAAAACAAATTAAAAGTGTTTCTATCCAGCTAACTATATTGaaacaagaagaaaataaaaatagcgATTATGATGATTCTAAATCTCCTGGAACAATTGTAGCTTGCACACGAAGTAAAAGATTTGAGTTGGTGGAACAAATCTAGAACATTTTTATGAATGGGCGCTTATATAATTTAAAGACATaaggggtgtgtgtgtgtttgtatgGCTATTTTggcaatgatacgcagctctcccgCGTATTCAAGAACTTGAAACAAAAAGGTTTGAATAAATGGGGAAAAACATCAGAAATACAAATTGTTCTACAATGTAAAATTTCTCCAAAAAAGTTGTAGGAAAAAATTTGTTCTCGAATAAATAAAATGTTCCAAGGAAAAATTGTTACgaataagaataaaaaaattacatcaTAATAAAATAGTTATGACAATACAAAATGGTCTATTGACAGCTTGCCACATGCTAAAAATATTCTAGCTTAATGAGAAAATTATCtagatttatagaaaaatatttttatcatcACGAGAAATGTTCCAATCAAATGAAATGTTCTGAATATGGTAACATGATGTCCCATCAAAAATATTTCAGATTATGAGATTATAATACAATACACAAGTGTAGTCCTAGGAAAAAAGTATTCTATccaaaagtaaaaaaaagatattcCATCAAGAAAGAAATTTTCTTTACCTATTCCGATTGGTAGGAAAAAATGTTTTAGTGGAAGAAGGAAAAGCagaccaaataaaaaaaattaaataaaaatgactaaaaaggtagaagaaaaataaaggaCCATAGACCGAGACCAACTATTTGCAGTTGCTTGAAATAGCACGTAACATACATCAAGGCCCATATTGGGCCTATTGCAAAGAAATGGGCCTATTGGTATGTGTGCTTTCTAGTTCCTCTACTACATAGTACCGTCTTGGGCCAACGAAGCCGATACCAAAAATCATGACGATGAGGTGGGTGAGCAGCGCTCGTGCGACGAAGGGTGGTCCTGGCCTCCTGGGAGGTTCCATCGTGGTGGGGAGCGGGACGCTgcaaccggcggcggcgacggactACTGCGTCTAGACTCCTGATCGGCAGGCGCCCACCTGACCTGGCTGTGCTCACGGTGCTCGATCAAATGACATTTAAGTTTATCTCGCCGATATGGGTTCAACCCTTATCAGCTTACTTTGGATTGCTTGCTGAATTAAGAATTTAGATGAGGTTGAATGTTCTTGTGCCAAACATTATGCTTTGAACAGTATGTTCTTCTGACCGTACTCATCTGCGCTAGTTGACGCCATCATGGCTATCAAATTCGAGTATGGCGTGAAGAAAAACTGGATGGGTGATCCATGTTTCCCAACCATATATGCTTGGGACGGTGTGAAATGCAGCAATACAAGTGGTAACACTACGAGGATAACATCACTGTAAGTATCCAAAAGCCTATGCTGGGAAGTTCTTCCATCTTCATTCTTTCAAGTACCAGTAGTCGAGTTTATTATTAGTGACGGGTCTAATCACAATGTTGGACTGGAAATTGCAATGCAGAGATCTCTCCAATAGCAACTTGCGTGGGGCCTTATCTACGAATTTCACATTGCTTACGGCACTCGAGAATTTGTAAGTGCTACATGACTTGTCATTTCCTCAGCCTTCTGAAGTTTTTGTCAGAAACCTAAATGCCATGAATGAGAACCTCGATGTGCATCGAAGCATGCATAAGTGAAACAGGCACCAACTACATCAAAACTATAACACGTTTTTCTGCACacgcagttttttttttgccatctcGAGATGCATTTGTTCTATCAAAAATATATATTGCATTCTAGAATTCTCTTAAGAAAATGACTAAGTATTAGAGAACCCGCAGAAGTAAGCCATATAAAGCCTTAAGGAGCTACGGAATGCACCCAAACATACACAACTCCCTTCCTCTTTACTCTCTAGCATAAGGATTTGTAGTACTCCATTTTCCTAAAAGAGAACTATGTTGTAGCAAATTCACGGAAAGGTGGTGGAACTGGAGGTATTTATCCAGTATGACGAGGGAGCATAGAGGGGAACCTGTCCTTGCAAGTTTTTGTCTAAGTTCAGATTTCTGTAGTTCTTTCCACTGAGCTTTCTATTTGTTTAGAAATTCTTGAAATTTTGCAAATATTGTTCTCGGTAAACTCATGGAAAGCCAGGATTATAGTGTTATGCTAGGAATTTCGTTAGCTTATCGTGTTTATGCAGTTTCTAAAGGTTACGTGTTCTGGGATGATTAAATTAGTTCACCGAACCATGCTAGGAATTTGTTTCTGTGACTCCATTCTACAGGCCTCTGTAAAGTTATAGTCGATAAGCCAGCCTCCCTAGATTTAGCATTCATGTCAAAGAGAAAGGACCTGTGGAAGAAGACCAAACAAGCCATCTGTTGGGTTAATAACTAGCTTGGAAGTCACAATAAATTAAACTATGAGGTGCATGTCCTATTGGGTTGCACTATATATAGTTGTCATGAATAGATGGGACGTATTATAGTACATAATCTCTTTGATGACGGCATATTTGGCATAGCCAGTGTATTTCTTCCAGTCCGTAAATTAATTTTTTTCAACTTTAACATATTTTTCTATATGGTTTTGGAAAAATCCCTACAAGAAGTGATGGTGATGAACAATCATACCTGCCATCATTATGCTCCAGAACAGTGTCCGGACTGTTACCTGAATgcatgcgtgtgtgtgtgtgggggggggggggggcgcaacTCTGCACTGTGACAAGATGCGTCAACAAGTGAATATGTTTGTTTTGAACCACTTATGAAAGAAACAACAGGCAAACTAATGGGATGAACAAGGAACAAAGACCAACAGATTACTCGCATagttagggtgcgtttggcaggagctctgccaaacagtttttcagagagaaatGATTCTCTATTGATTCTGTGAGTTGATTCTCTGAAATaaactaagaggctgggagctggaaaaaagtagcttctcctgattctatgAATTGATTCTCCATAatattttaagagtttatgctagtgAATTAAAGAGAATCACTCTCAGGCACATAATCATTTCTATCAGAGAATTAGCTCCCATTGAGAATCAGAATTAGTTTTGTTACGCTCTTTCTGTTCCTTCTCTTTAATTGGCTGTCTTTCTTTTATTTGATCTGAACAATCACGTGCAAAATCATTCATTTTCTCCAATCTGTACGCTGATTAAGTAGACAAATTGGAAAAATGTAAGGGGGAGGGGACCAAGTCTCAGTTTGGCCTCCATTACCCTCTGCCAGTGCTCTAGAACTTCTCAGCAGTGTGGCTTTTATCCTATGAACAATCATATATTCGTACCTGCCATGATGATCCTATGATTATGCTGCAAATTGATAGAAATATAACTAACATGTATATCATATTTCATCAGTGTAGACTGTAGAATTTGAATGGCTTGCTCACTATAGTTGTATAAATATTTCAGGGATTTGTCTTATAACAACTTAAGCGGGCCAATACCTGATTCCCTACCAAGTTTGCCCTCCCTACGAGTTCTGTAAGTGGATATATTTGTTTACAAATTGTCACCTAGCCAGGGACTTTACTAATTTCCTTTCACTTAGAAATTTGTCTGGCAACCATCTGAATGGCAACTCCCTATGCAAAAATTACGGTGGATCACTTACTTTCAGGTCATGGTTTCTTCTTGATGCTTTTTTACCATTAGTGTACTTATAAATTTTTATAGTAGCTGTTTCTGTGATCTTTAAACAAGTGACCAATCAAAGAGTCCCCAGAGTAAACTCTGATCTTGTTGTCTTATGTGTTTCAGATATGATTCTGATATAAGTACGTGCAACAAATCGACAAGTCCGTCAAGAGAAAAAGCTCTCTTAGTTATTTCAGTTGTGGCCCCTGTCCTGGTTGTGGCTGCActtgttttttcatttttcatctGGAGAGCAAAAAGAAAGCCTAATGGTGTGCTCTGTTGCTCTAGCCTTTATAGACTTGCATGTATATCTTCAGTTTATTATATACTCAGTACCTCTGCCATATATTCTACTTGTGCAACCAGTTTCTATAGATGATCACAATGGAAATCTACAACTGGAGAGTGCTACAAGAGGCGCAAAAGGTCAAGGGGATCACCTGCAAGATACTGAGAATAGGAAATTCACGTATAAGGAGCTGGAGAAGTTTACTGATAATTTCGAACGGTTCATAGGACAAGGAGGTTTTGGACCTGTTTACTTTGGCTGTCTAGAAGAAGGTACCATGGTTGCTATCAAGATACGTTCTGAGTCATCATCACATGGCCTAGATGAATTTTTAGCCGAGGTACCAATTTTTCCAGCCACCTTGAAATATTCATGACACACTAGAAATGTAATTTTGCATAGCACACATGTGAATAATCTGCATGAGTCACAACACACAAGGAGGTTATATGGCAGTTAATATCTCTTTCTCATATTTGTTATCTTGTTACATATATAGGTTCAGAGTTTGACAAAGGTGCATCACAGGAATATAGTTTCTCTGGTTGGTTACTGCTGGGAGAAAAATCATTTAGCCCTTGTTTATGAGTACATGTCTCAAGGCAATCTTTATGATCATCTGAGAGGTTTGTCTCCTAACTTATTTGAGTCCTCACACAATTCCATAATATGTAGCTCGACAAGACATGGTTTCCAATGAGGCAATAAGTAATTCTGAGTATCAGTTTCCATAAAATATTTATGTTACTAATAAGTCCAACCATTTTATAAGACAGAATTTCTCAAAACAAGTCTACCGTACTACTTCCATGATATTACTAACTAAAATAGTTTTGTGTATTGGTAAAAGTTGAGGAAGTTTAACCACTCAAATTCTAAAAAGGGCATACCTTAATCACTCAAATTCTAAAGATTCATTTATTTCCGAATAGAGATAGTATTGATTACGAATATGACTAACTACGTGACTTTTAAAATTGCATATGAAGTATCTTGAAGTTTGAACGTACATGTTTAGTTATTTCAGTACATGAAAAAGAAGCCTTTTTGGGGCACCTACTTGTCCATCTATCTCTGGTTCTTTACATAGGTCCGAGGAATGACATGGGGTTGTCACTATGACACCTTGCCCGATGTGGATATGGCCTATTAATAAGCCATGAGTAATGTGTGCGCATGTCTAATACCAAATTCTTACCCAGCCTCGTTTCTTTCCGAGACCTCCGTAGGACCACATACTGCAATGTAATGTATAAGGTCCGCATTAAGGTCTTAGGACTTCCTATATTTCTTATACTACATGTGTACTTAGCTGTATGACTTCAGCCATCTTGTCAACGATGCGTTATTCTTATAGATATAGAGAAGTGAGAAACAGAACTAGAACCTGGGTGAATTCCATATTTCCACAAATTTGCTGAACTTGACACGTGAAGGTTGTTAACACACTGTTCTCATCTGCTGATTCATTGCAGGTAAAAAGGCTGCTGTCCAAACCTTGAACTGGGGAGCACGTGTGCAAATTGTGCTTGAAGCTGCACAAGGTATGCTGAAATGAAATACATACAGATTTTTTGTAAGCAAATATGGATgtgttgttcttttttttattttcatctcCTGGCGTTCCTGTTGTATATGTAGGCCTGGATTATTTGCACAAAGGATGCAGCCCGCCAATAATTCACCGAGATGTGAAGAGCGGCAACATTCTCTTGGGTCGAAATCTGCAAGCTAAAATAGCAGATTTTGGACTGAGCAAAACATATCTTAGCGATGCTCAAACTCACATATCAGCCACTGCAGCTGGCACGGCTGGCTACATGGACCCAGAGTATATCTCTCCCTATGTAGTAATAGAGCtataaaatatttttgatgCTTTATGGTTGTTGAAGTCAACTATTTAAGATTTGGCAACTACTTATTATTACAATACATCTATTAAATATATCAAATGTACACTTTCAGGAAATTGAAATTACCTTTAAGACAACTCTACATGTATCATTTCCGAACATTTAAACTCGACATGTAAAAGTAACCTGTAGTAAACGTTTACAATAGTTGACTTAAGAGAATCCTAGAGACAAGTGAGTCTATCTCAACTGGTTGGGTTGGGTAGTAAGTGCGGTTGTACACCCACAAATTTAGCtggctattttttttccattgaagAACCACCTAGTTATTCCTAGGTAGGGTCCTGACGGGGAGGAGGAACTTAATTATATATGAATGTGTAAGTAAAACTAGCAAAATTGAAACATTATGTGCAGCATGCATTTTTTCCTTGTTTGGGGCTCTATCCCTCGTTGACGTTGTTGGCTTCTATTTTCACAGGTACTACCTCACCGGAAGGCTTACCGAGAGCAGCGATGTGTATAGCTTCGGAGTAGTCCTACTTGAGGCAGCCACCGGTGAGCCTCCGCTGCTGCCAGGCCATGGCCACATCACCCAGCGCGTGAAACAGAGGATCGCCGCAGGCGACATCGGCTCGATCGCTGACTCAAGGCTTGGAGGCGCCTACGACGTCAGCTCCATGTGGATGGTGGTGGACACGGCCATGGCGTGCACGGCGGAGGCCGATGCTGGAAGGCCAACTATGGCTGACGTGGTGGCGCACCTGAAGGATAGCCTGGCACTGGAGGATGCTCGCGATAACGACTGCAGCGTCCCGCCGCGGCGAGCGTTGCagcgtgatgatgatgatgacacggTTATGTCCTCGTTTGGTCCGTCCGTGAGATgaggtttggtttggtttgatACTTTGATCCATCTACTAGTCTACAGCTGTGTTTTCTGTGCTGTGAAGGCCACATTGGAGTCTGTTTGTGCATTTGCTTTTGAAGCCGGTACTGTGGACTGTGGTAAATAAAGTTGACATGTGAAAGAAGCCACGATTTAATGTGTAGGTCAAGAAAGATTCATGTTATTTTCCGACTCTGTACCAACCAAAACAATCAATAAGGTTCGCGAATGGATTCGTATTCTTCATCTCAAATCAGAAAAAATCACTACTCAAATTGGAGTGCTTTACGTTAATATGATTTTCTTTTAACCGTACAACACGCAGCGGGGATAGCTCAGTTGGGAGAGCGTCAGACTGAAGATCTGAAGGTCGCGTGTTCGATCCACGCTCACCGCaattttttcattttcctttttaccATTCCGCAACTTCCATTTTTATTTTACCAATCTACCCCTGACTTCTCTCACAggcgcgccgccccgcccccgcccgccgcaaCAATTCCCCATTTCTTTCCCGCCTCTATCTCCCGCCTCTTCCCCTCCCAGAAAcccccccaaaccctagcctccaCGCCCCCGCCTCCGCATCCAGATCGGCCGCGACCATGGCGCTCAAGCAGAAGGGCacagacgccgccgccgccgccgaccccaagaagcgccgccgcgtcggcttCTCCGGCATCGGTACCAACCCCGACCCACGCCTCACCCCCTCATTTCCGGCCCGTTTACCCTGCTGGATTGTTGCATCTGGCGGCGCGTCCGCCGCACGGTTTTGTGCCAGTGCGGCTGTTGTTGGGCTCCGGcgtgttttgtttttttgacttctaattttaattttttttggctcGGCGGCTACGCTTGGGGCACGGCTGCTCTGCAGTTTCGTTTGGAGCAGAGCTGGGACGGTGCTGCTTCCGATTGAAGAGCCTCTGCTGCTCagatttttgtttgtttgacgGGATTCAGGTGTCCTTGCTTGATTTGGTGCCTGCAGCGTGGAAACGCGGGGAGCTGCTCTGTGCTAGTCAAAAGGGCTGCGGAGAAGTTAGGAAATTGTTAGGCTTTGCACTGTTTTGTGGACTGAGGTTGCACATTGTATGGAAGTGAATTGCTTTCTCTGCCCTTCGTGGAGGGGTCGATCTAGTTATTCTCAGCTTGGTTAAACCCTGATGCGCTGACCTTAAGTCTTGGACAGCCACATGGGTTAAATTCCACCTTATGAACAGTGCTAGGGCTCGAACAGCAAACCCTGTTGGGGAGGGGGGTTGCTGTGAAATTGTATCTCTTAGAAGATTCCTAATGAGCTCCGTGGAAGGAGGAACGATGTTGTATGTCTTAGTGTTCAAATGGTGACACTAGATGATTCCTAATGAGCTCCGTGGAAGGAGGGGCCATGGCTCACTTTGGCCTCAATGAAGCTCCGCCATTGCTTATGAATGCTGTTTTTCTTTCCTGTGGATGCGTTCCCCCCTTATTTTGTTTTCCTTGTGAGGTGTGCTCATCATAGTTTAAACTGCAGACTTTTATTTTGCCTTCACAAACATGAAGAGCTATCATTTTTGTGGTTGTAGCAGTCCTAGCAAGAGTCGCTCTGCAAGATACAAGTTACATGTGCTGTTTGTTCATCTATGTGGATGTTACATGCTAATTTCTCTTGCGCTTTTCAGTCCTTTCAGGCACCCCAATTTATATTGTAAATGCAGGCTAACTGATTTAGTTACCTTCCATTTCCTTTTGTTGCGCAGATGCTGGAGTCGAGGCAAATGAGTGTATGAAAGTGTTTCTGGGTGTGTAATTACTCTCATCAATCCTCTGTAAATTATGATTTCTAGCAGCCATTTCACCCCTTCTTTATGCAAATTGTAGTTTTTGGCAACCTATCTCTTTATCCCACTATAACCTATATTACGTATCAAAGTAAACAGCAATCTTCAAAACTAATAGTGAATCGCAAGTTTGGTTGTAGTTGCATAGTTCGACTGACTGACTGCAGTGAATTAGACAGTTATTTATATGCCCTGGAACTGAATTAACTCAATGGAATCATAATCCTATTAATTTGGTTTCTCCAGACTCCTAATTTTTTTCTACTGTTGGTTTTATTACAGCAAGAAACTCTGATGAGGTGGGCTCTGAAGACTGCACTTCTATTCAACCATTTGACCTAAACCATTTTTTTGGTGAAGATGGAAAGATATATGGTTACAAAAATCTTAAGGTAAGCAAAGTATTTTACTGTTATTGAAATAGCAGACTCTTCAGCCCTTTCTTCCACTAGTTCTTTCTATAAGTTTGACACGCTACTTATCTGACCATGATTGTATTGGATATGCTACTTTGTTTCAGATAAATGTGTGGATAAGTGCAATATCATTCCATGGATATGCTGATATTTCATTTGACGAAACATCTGATGTGAGTATTGCCTATTTGATTGTAGCTCTCAATCTGTGCTGAGTCTTGAATTCTTTATATATACAGATGATTTTCTGTACATTTAGCATGTGCAGTTACTGTGTATGGTTGCCAGCTGTAATTTGATATTGCTTTAGAATTTGGTTATAATTCGTCCATTACCTTTTAGCTTGTTTTTACTTGTCCATTTGAATTGATCAATGACTCAATGACACCGCACAGCAAACCAATTCTAACCTTCAACCATCATTGCTCACCTTTGCTATTTTTCTTTGTATCTGAATGTATTGGCTActcttttcagaaaaaaatatgtatagGCTACTGTTGTTCGTGAGCACTCTAATCCAGAATTTGAAATTTCAGTTGACATGTATTTGTTAGTAAAAGTAAATTTAGTCCTTCCTGATTTCCTCAAGACATTGACAAAACATTTTACTGATCTTCCAGGGAGGAAAAGGAATAACTGATCTAAATACTGTTCTTCAGGTCTGTTTCATTCACAATGTCATTGTTTAAGCAAATAAACCTCCACACATATGTTTTGTATTTCTTAAGCTTCGTACATTCTGTGACAGAGCATTTTTGGAGAAAGCTTGGTCGAAAAAGAGGAATTTATGCAAACCTTTTCAAAGGAATGCGAATACATCAGGTACTCTTATTTCTTCACAGTAGTATGCTGCAGCAGTATTATTTGTTGCTTCAGGAAGCAAGACATAATTGTTCTTATGGTTGCAGAGATGTGGTGACAAATGGTAGTGCCATAAAGCATAACGGCACAAATGAATCAGATCCAGCAGTTGAGGTAATATGTTTTTTCCTTGGTTTTTTTATGcttttttatatgaaacttgtaccatttatgcattttttttccgCTGATCAATGTATCTAACTAATATATGTTAAAGTAAGTTTGCTCTACGAAGTGTTATCATGGATCAATTTATGACACTATTTTTTGCCAATCAATGTAAAGCCCAATCActttcaaaatttaaaatttgcTTTGTAGCTTGAATTTGTTATTTACCTGGATGTTCATGTTCAGCCTGTCGTTCGTGGTATCATCTCTACTCAGGTGCCAAAAATCTTGAGATTGATTTATATTTGATTCCCAGATTGTTCGAGTTGAACTCCAAGGTGTTGCTGCATTCCTTTATTCTCGCCTGGTGCCGCTTGTTCTGCTTCTAGTTGAAGGTAACTGAAGGCTTTGAAATATACTAGTCTGCTTTACTTGGAACTTCTTCATTCTGATATCATTGCACTCTAGGTTCCACGCCTATAGATATTGGGGAACATGGATGGGAAATGCTTCTGGTAGTAAAAAGGACAACACAAGAGTCCGTTTCAAAATTTCAACTGCTAGGTTTTGCAGCTGTGCATAATTTTTATCATTACCCTGAGAGCAATCGGTTGCGGATCAGCCAGGTTGGCCCTCTCACAGTTTTACTTTCTGTTTGCTTCATTGAAGTTATTCTCCATGATTTAGTCAATCTCATTGAGCTTATTCCATGGTATTGCTAAGTTATACTTTCTGTTGTTGGACTCACGGGCAGTCTGGTTTTTAGATATTAACCTGACTTGATAAAGTTGCATACCTAAATGTTTTGGAAAGTTAAGCAAGTTTTTGGTTTGGTTGGGTGTTTTTcctgattttgttttgttttattttcagaTACTGGTGTTGCCACCTCATCAGGGTGAAGGCCATGGCCTTCGTCTTCTTGAGGCAATCAATTCTATTGCACAATCTGAGAACATATATGACGTAACCATAGAAGACCCTTCAGATTATCTGCAGTATGTGCGTTCATCTATCGACTGCCTCCGTCTTCTCACACTTGATCCAATCAAACCAGCGCTCAGTGCTATGGTATCATCTCTGAAGGAGACCAACCTTTCAAAAAGGACTTGCAGCTTGAAGATGGTTCCGCCAGCTGACCTGACCGAGACTGTCCGGCAGAAGCTGAAGATCAACAAGAAACAGTTCCTGCGGTGCTGGGAAATTCTGATCTATCTAAGCCTTGATTCTGAGGACCGTAAGAGCATGGACAACTTCAGGGCCTGCATATATGACCGCACCAAGGGTGAAATCCTTGGCGGTGCCACTGGAACCAATGGGAAGCGTCTGGTGCAGATGTCAAGCAGTGTGAACGAGGAGGTGTCCTTTGCTGTGTACTGGACACAAGAGGGTGGGGATGCTGACGACCAGACAGTTGAGCAGCAACCAGAAGATCTCAAGACCCAGGAGCAGCAGCTTAATGAGCTTGTGGACAACCAAATGGAGGAGATTGTTGGGGTTGCGAAGAATGTTAGCTCGCGTGGTAAGGATAAACTGGCAGACCTGGCTGCTCTTTGAATTTGGGTGATCCCTCCTTCATTTTATGCTAATGTGGTAATGCATGGAAGCTTTCTTGGTGAGGTATCTTTTATAGTTGGCTTCAGGTTAGAAAGGCTTAAGTTGGTTTACAGAGTCCGCAGAGTAGTACAGCCAACAGAAACCTAGGTGCTCGGTAGAATTTGTTGCGGCAGATTATTACGTACTTCATTTCTGGAACCTGTGATGAGAATTTTACGTTCAATTCGCTTGGCAACCATGCTAAATCTTGAAATATTCCTTGCAGTACTTCCCGTTGGACCTCAAGCTTATTGTGAGTTTTTACGGTGATTGGTCCCTCTCCTAAAATAAGTTGATTTTTACCATTGCCCTAAGTTACTTTACAGAGGAGTACCGACATCTACAACACCAAATAAATACACTATGGAAATTATTCTATGATGGACCTAATGATATTAATATTGTGTCATAAATATTAGTACTCTTTTTATAAGCTTGATCAAACTTAACATAGGGCAAGTCTAGAAATCACCTTGTTTTGGGAATGAGAGAAGTATTCTGTTATTGATTTTTATGTAGACAACAGTTGTTCGATTTCTATTGAGAGCTTGTTATGATTCAAAACACTGTAAACAGATTAACTTCAGCTCAGAAGTTGATATCAACCAAATGGTAGTGATCACAGGGTCGGCTTGGTATGTACAGATGGGAGAGACCTTGAAGAGGTAGCTGAGCTCAGTAGCTTACACAACACATCCACGGCTTATTGTTTACACATGCAAAAGTTAACTTTGCAATCCTGCTTCAGATTGACAAGCTTTTAGGTTGTTGACATGTCACGTTATTACATACAAACATGTAGTATCTTATGAAAAAGTGCGTATAAGCTTGTGAATTGGGATGTAGCTCACACCTCACAGCACTTTGAGAAGCTGCGACTTTACCAAAACCTTGATACTTGTACACAGAAACCGCAAGTTCAGTCTTTGCAAGATAAGCAATTGTAGATTCAAACCTTTTCACAAACATACACTAGCATTGCCTCCGCAAAGCAGATAGTTAAGTACCAACTTTAGACTTCCAGTAGAGGCCGTCAACAATAAGCCAAATTCAGATACAGGCACAATTTACAGACTCATCTTGATTCAGAACTTTTAACCTGGATTGGATATTTAAACTCCCAACTAGAAGAACCAGAAAAGCATAAGTCAATAACATCCATTTTGGGATTTGGGGAACTTCAGTTTGCCACAAAAAATTCAAGTTGTAGGAACATCCACTAAAAGCTGAAATGTTTATGGAAACGGGACTGATCACTGAAACAAGGAGAGAAATCTCAAAACAATCAAACTAAAAAAAAGGACAACATGAATCCTTTTCTCGTTAACAATAATGGGAAGGAGATGAAAGAAAGTTAGCTAAGAAGATAATATTGTGATAATTCAA from Setaria italica strain Yugu1 chromosome II, Setaria_italica_v2.0, whole genome shotgun sequence encodes the following:
- the LOC101774534 gene encoding probable histone acetyltransferase type B catalytic subunit isoform X1, whose translation is MALKQKGTDAAAAADPKKRRRVGFSGIDAGVEANECMKVFLARNSDEVGSEDCTSIQPFDLNHFFGEDGKIYGYKNLKINVWISAISFHGYADISFDETSDGGKGITDLNTVLQSIFGESLVEKEEFMQTFSKECEYIRDVVTNGSAIKHNGTNESDPAVEIVRVELQGVAAFLYSRLVPLVLLLVEGSTPIDIGEHGWEMLLVVKRTTQESVSKFQLLGFAAVHNFYHYPESNRLRISQILVLPPHQGEGHGLRLLEAINSIAQSENIYDVTIEDPSDYLQYVRSSIDCLRLLTLDPIKPALSAMVSSLKETNLSKRTCSLKMVPPADLTETVRQKLKINKKQFLRCWEILIYLSLDSEDRKSMDNFRACIYDRTKGEILGGATGTNGKRLVQMSSSVNEEVSFAVYWTQEGGDADDQTVEQQPEDLKTQEQQLNELVDNQMEEIVGVAKNVSSRVLPVGPQAYCEFLR
- the LOC101774534 gene encoding probable histone acetyltransferase type B catalytic subunit isoform X2 produces the protein MALKQKGTDAAAAADPKKRRRVGFSGIDAGVEANECMKVFLARNSDEVGSEDCTSIQPFDLNHFFGEDGKIYGYKNLKINVWISAISFHGYADISFDETSDGGKGITDLNTVLQSIFGESLVEKEEFMQTFSKECEYIRDVVTNGSAIKHNGTNESDPAVEIVRVELQGVAAFLYSRLVPLVLLLVEGSTPIDIGEHGWEMLLVVKRTTQESVSKFQLLGFAAVHNFYHYPESNRLRISQILVLPPHQGEGHGLRLLEAINSIAQSENIYDVTIEDPSDYLQYVRSSIDCLRLLTLDPIKPALSAMVSSLKETNLSKRTCSLKMVPPADLTETVRQKLKINKKQFLRCWEILIYLSLDSEDRKSMDNFRACIYDRTKGEILGGATGTNGKRLVQMSSSVNEEVSFAVYWTQEGGDADDQTVEQQPEDLKTQEQQLNELVDNQMEEIVGVAKNVSSRGKDKLADLAAL